One genomic region from Halobacteriovoraceae bacterium encodes:
- a CDS encoding cytochrome-c peroxidase: MTSVKGSIKKEKIFCIFFLSTLLISCENSFNKTNFEVHSKYSSKFKELKIEFSPGEENLDLIDLGRSLFYDTILSRNNDVSCSTCHLPNHGFSDGNSLSFGTLGKGGPTAENVGNTFAEGVLSIERGVGNDGLGYDATKFMFRNSLSLYNVKFREGNYQEGGLMHDGRFASLMEQLLVPMHTRIEMCGTNPIPLYGNPFKEKGDLFNKSIHLKSAFSVDHNSNTNFDLKRIGSTIISGLNERRPNNALTVPNRNECVAIMLAKLNNSSGYNKKFKKLFNTEYIDEVMVKKALESFVKSIVVIDTPFDKFMKKEQNLSEKELLGLQAFFTDVDEEFSYKNKTYQGAGCFKCHEAPLFSAKQYYDLGVRGHELSPLSSYSRDSDPRSGFFKSKQPFKGSPPECEIDGRFTEYNKYVPDPGRAFFKGGFKDCFRFRVPSLRGVIETYPYFHHGTERGQNRVIPGDDFYTISYKALKNAIEYHLIGPVNIIGKVLLTGGVKGEKSHIYQRDIHIPYIYLQFHPDREKHKFFPIKYDEDYLDALTYFVAHTLRNPSSSKTGLYGNDLSPPSTVPSGLYPPITRDNGTQMDFPLDWMEKIKKKDIND, translated from the coding sequence ATGACATCAGTGAAGGGCTCGATTAAGAAAGAAAAAATATTTTGTATATTTTTTCTTTCAACACTTTTAATATCTTGTGAAAATTCTTTTAATAAAACAAATTTTGAAGTTCATTCAAAATATTCATCAAAATTTAAAGAACTAAAAATAGAGTTTTCCCCAGGAGAAGAAAATTTAGATTTGATAGATCTCGGAAGGTCTCTTTTTTATGATACGATATTATCAAGAAATAATGATGTTAGCTGTTCCACCTGTCATCTCCCAAATCATGGGTTTTCAGATGGAAATTCTTTATCTTTTGGCACATTAGGAAAAGGAGGGCCTACAGCTGAAAATGTTGGAAATACTTTTGCTGAAGGTGTTCTTTCAATTGAAAGGGGTGTTGGAAATGATGGATTAGGATATGACGCTACAAAATTTATGTTTCGTAATAGTTTATCTCTTTATAACGTGAAATTTAGAGAAGGTAACTATCAAGAAGGTGGATTGATGCATGATGGTCGGTTTGCATCATTAATGGAACAACTACTCGTTCCAATGCATACAAGAATAGAAATGTGTGGAACTAATCCAATTCCATTATATGGTAATCCCTTTAAAGAGAAGGGAGATTTATTTAATAAATCGATACATCTAAAATCAGCATTTTCTGTCGATCATAATTCAAATACAAACTTTGATCTTAAGAGAATTGGATCTACGATTATTTCAGGGTTAAATGAAAGAAGACCAAATAATGCCTTAACTGTACCCAATCGAAACGAATGTGTGGCCATTATGCTGGCAAAATTAAATAATTCTAGTGGATATAATAAAAAGTTTAAAAAGCTATTTAATACTGAATACATTGATGAAGTGATGGTGAAAAAAGCACTAGAGAGTTTTGTAAAAAGCATTGTTGTGATTGATACACCTTTTGATAAATTTATGAAAAAAGAGCAAAATCTATCTGAAAAAGAATTATTGGGATTACAAGCATTTTTCACAGATGTTGATGAAGAATTTTCATATAAAAATAAAACTTATCAAGGAGCAGGATGTTTCAAATGTCATGAAGCTCCACTTTTTTCAGCAAAACAATACTATGATCTTGGAGTTAGAGGACATGAATTAAGCCCATTGAGTTCTTACAGCAGGGATAGTGATCCTCGGAGTGGTTTTTTCAAAAGCAAACAACCTTTCAAAGGGAGTCCACCTGAATGTGAAATAGATGGTAGATTTACTGAATATAATAAATATGTACCTGACCCCGGGAGAGCATTTTTTAAAGGTGGTTTTAAAGACTGCTTTAGATTTAGAGTTCCTTCTCTCAGAGGTGTTATAGAAACTTATCCGTATTTTCATCATGGAACGGAGAGAGGACAAAATAGAGTTATTCCAGGTGATGATTTCTATACAATAAGCTATAAGGCCTTAAAAAACGCTATAGAATATCATTTAATTGGGCCAGTAAATATTATTGGAAAAGTATTATTAACAGGTGGAGTTAAAGGTGAGAAAAGTCATATTTATCAACGTGACATTCACATTCCTTATATATATCTACAGTTTCATCCTGACAGAGAAAAACACAAATTCTTTCCAATCAAATATGATGAGGACTACTTAGATGCCCTCACATATTTTGTCGCCCATACTCTACGAAATCCTTCATCTTCAAAAACAGGCCTCTATGGAAACGATTTAAGTCCTCCTAGTACTGTTCCAAGCGGACTCTATCCTCCAATCACCAGAGACAACGGAACACAAATGGATTTTCCCCTAGATTGGATGGAAAAAATCAAAAAAAAGGATATAAATGATTGA
- the rho gene encoding transcription termination factor Rho translates to MHLNDLRETEIKSLLETASEMGVENTGNMRKHEVIFAILKKKAENDEEIFGGGVLEILPDGFGFLRSPGYNYLPGADDIYVSPSQIRRFGLRKGDTIEGQIRPPKEGERYFALLKVNEVNTKTPEEHKKTVLFDNLTPVFPEKKIELEFYPTNYSTRMIDLFVPQGFGQRCLIVAPPKAGKTIMLKDIANAISANHEDASLIVLLIDERPEEVTDMKRSVKAEVVSSTFDEPANRHVQVAEMVLEKAKRLTEAGKDVVILLDSITRLARAYNTVVPPSGKILSGGVDSNALHRPKRFFGAARNIEKGGSLTIIATALIDTGSRMDEVIFEEFKGTGNSEIQLDRKLLEKRIFPCLDINKSSTRKEDLLMKDEDLQRIYVLRKVLHPMNTIDSMEFILSRITKSKTNAEFLNSMNG, encoded by the coding sequence ATGCACCTTAATGATCTTAGAGAAACTGAAATTAAATCCTTACTCGAAACGGCCAGTGAAATGGGCGTGGAAAACACCGGAAATATGAGAAAACATGAAGTCATCTTCGCAATCCTCAAAAAGAAAGCTGAAAATGATGAAGAAATCTTTGGCGGTGGTGTCCTTGAAATTTTACCCGATGGCTTTGGGTTCTTAAGATCCCCTGGCTATAACTATCTCCCAGGGGCCGATGATATTTACGTATCTCCTTCTCAAATTCGACGCTTTGGACTTCGAAAAGGTGATACCATCGAAGGACAAATTAGACCTCCGAAAGAAGGTGAAAGATATTTTGCACTTCTTAAAGTCAATGAAGTCAATACTAAAACTCCAGAGGAACACAAAAAAACAGTACTCTTTGATAACCTGACTCCTGTTTTTCCTGAGAAAAAAATTGAACTTGAATTTTATCCAACAAACTATTCAACTAGAATGATCGACTTATTCGTTCCTCAGGGATTTGGTCAGCGTTGTCTTATCGTCGCACCTCCAAAGGCCGGTAAAACAATTATGCTAAAAGATATTGCAAACGCAATTTCAGCTAACCATGAAGACGCCAGTCTCATTGTCCTTCTCATTGATGAAAGACCTGAAGAAGTAACAGATATGAAAAGATCTGTTAAAGCTGAAGTTGTTTCTTCTACCTTTGATGAACCGGCCAATCGCCACGTCCAAGTCGCAGAAATGGTTCTAGAAAAAGCAAAAAGACTTACTGAGGCCGGAAAAGATGTCGTCATTTTACTCGATTCAATCACTCGTCTGGCCCGTGCTTACAATACCGTTGTTCCACCATCTGGTAAAATCCTCTCAGGGGGAGTTGACTCGAATGCACTCCATAGACCAAAACGATTTTTTGGTGCCGCCAGAAATATTGAAAAAGGTGGATCTCTAACAATCATTGCTACCGCTCTTATCGATACAGGATCAAGAATGGACGAAGTTATCTTTGAAGAATTCAAAGGTACTGGTAACTCTGAAATTCAACTAGATAGAAAACTTCTTGAAAAAAGAATCTTCCCATGTCTTGATATCAATAAATCTTCTACTCGTAAGGAAGATCTTCTGATGAAAGATGAAGACCTACAAAGAATTTACGTTCTAAGAAAAGTTCTCCATCCTATGAATACAATAGATTCTATGGAATTTATTCTAAGCAGAATTACAAAATCTAAAACCAACGCTGAATTTTTAAATTCAATGAATGGTTAA
- the prfA gene encoding peptide chain release factor 1 has translation MFDKLDVVVDRYDELTEKMADPSLYERKTEFKSISEERANLEDIVVAYKKYRQIKADVEEAKEILRNESDEDMREMAKEELDNNEGLIPELEKELTVLLLPKDPLDNKNVMVEIRAGAGGDEASIFVGDVYRMYQNYFRDLGFKSELVSISEGDEGIKEIIFSVTGDKVYSKMKYESGVHRVQRVPKTESQGRVHTSTITVAVLPEADELDFELNMNDVRVDVYRSGGAGGQSVNTTDSAVRVTHIPTGMVVANQDQKSQIKNKEKALKILTNRIYDQMLREKNAKEAAERKGLVGTGDRSERIRTYNFPQGRLTDHRIGLTLYSLDRIIEGDMGQVTDALIAHNQAELLKGHDEV, from the coding sequence ATGTTCGATAAGCTCGATGTCGTTGTCGATCGCTATGATGAGTTAACTGAGAAAATGGCAGATCCGTCCTTGTATGAACGCAAGACAGAGTTTAAGTCTATTTCAGAAGAACGTGCAAACCTTGAGGACATCGTTGTTGCCTACAAAAAATATCGTCAAATCAAAGCAGATGTTGAGGAGGCCAAAGAAATTCTCCGAAATGAATCTGATGAAGACATGCGCGAAATGGCCAAAGAAGAACTTGATAATAATGAAGGCCTTATTCCTGAACTGGAAAAAGAGCTAACAGTCCTACTTCTACCAAAAGATCCACTGGACAACAAAAACGTAATGGTCGAAATTCGCGCTGGAGCTGGAGGGGACGAAGCATCTATCTTTGTTGGTGATGTCTATAGAATGTACCAAAACTATTTTCGCGATCTAGGTTTCAAGTCTGAACTTGTTTCAATAAGTGAAGGTGATGAAGGCATTAAAGAGATCATCTTTAGCGTTACAGGTGATAAAGTTTATTCAAAGATGAAGTATGAATCCGGTGTTCATAGAGTTCAACGTGTTCCCAAAACTGAATCACAAGGGAGAGTTCACACTTCAACAATCACTGTGGCAGTCCTCCCTGAAGCAGACGAACTCGATTTTGAACTGAATATGAACGATGTTAGAGTTGATGTCTATAGATCCGGTGGTGCAGGTGGACAGTCTGTTAACACAACTGACTCAGCTGTAAGAGTAACGCATATACCAACAGGAATGGTTGTTGCAAACCAAGATCAAAAATCACAAATAAAAAACAAAGAAAAAGCACTAAAAATATTAACTAACAGAATATATGACCAAATGCTTAGAGAAAAAAACGCCAAAGAAGCAGCTGAAAGAAAAGGTCTTGTCGGTACAGGTGACAGATCGGAGAGAATTCGCACATATAATTTCCCTCAAGGACGTTTAACTGACCATAGAATCGGACTAACTCTTTATAGCCTTGATAGAATAATCGAAGGCGATATGGGCCAGGTCACAGATGCTCTGATTGCTCATAATCA